Proteins encoded by one window of Candidatus Polarisedimenticolia bacterium:
- a CDS encoding YdeI/OmpD-associated family protein translates to MGEKNPAVDAYIAKSADFARPILEHLRSVVHAGCPGTEEVLKWGFPHFMHKGILCSMAAFKSHCAFGFWKGQLLAEQHPELAATRESAMGEFGRIMKKSDLPARAVLVGYVKEAAALNDAGVKVASRARPKQPRPLKVPDYFLSALRKSRKAMATFEEFSPSHKREYVEWVVEAKGETTRKKRLETAVAWMSEGKARNWKYVRK, encoded by the coding sequence ATGGGAGAGAAGAACCCCGCGGTAGACGCCTACATCGCCAAGTCCGCCGATTTCGCCCGACCCATCCTCGAGCACCTGCGCTCCGTGGTGCACGCCGGCTGCCCCGGGACGGAGGAGGTCCTCAAGTGGGGCTTCCCGCATTTCATGCACAAGGGGATCCTCTGCAGCATGGCGGCCTTCAAGTCGCATTGCGCCTTCGGGTTCTGGAAGGGGCAGCTGCTGGCGGAGCAGCATCCCGAGCTGGCGGCGACGCGCGAGTCGGCGATGGGGGAGTTCGGCCGGATCATGAAGAAGTCCGATTTGCCGGCGCGAGCCGTCCTGGTGGGCTACGTCAAGGAGGCCGCCGCTCTGAATGACGCGGGGGTCAAGGTCGCCTCGCGCGCGAGGCCGAAGCAGCCGCGTCCCCTGAAAGTCCCCGATTACTTCCTGAGCGCCCTGCGCAAGAGCCGCAAGGCGATGGCGACCTTCGAGGAATTCAGCCCGAGCCACAAGCGCGAATATGTCGAGTGGGTGGTGGAAGCCAAGGGTGAGACGACGCGGAAAAAGCGTCTGGAAACCGCGGTGGCCTGGATGTCGGAGGGGAAGGCCCGAAACTGGAAGTACGTCCGCAAGTGA
- a CDS encoding M20/M25/M40 family metallo-hydrolase — MKRAMRRFGIPALAALLALSHAGAGAASSHLARTEQALVRYVDAHNEESLALLERAVNINSGTHNLAGVREVGELFRPELEKLGFRVTWAEGEAFGRAGHLIAVHPGKGPRIVLIGHLDTVFEKESPFQRFERIDAASARGPGITDMKGGDVILIAALQALQSAGVLKSMNVVVVMSGDEEDAGSPRHLAREALIAAAEGAEFALGFEDGDGKPEHVVTARRGSISWRIRTEGKAAHSSQIFTPDVGAGAIYEAARILDAFRESFAGEAHLTLSPGLILGGTHVTLDAEATTGSASGKGNVVPAEAEVPGDLRALTQAQFQRAQEKMKEIVSASLPRTRATLEFDEGYPPLAPSEGNSRLLAMYDEASRDLGLGPVTAGDPDRAGAADVAYLDGKIPMILDALGLKGRGGHTPEETADLTTLPTQTKRAAVLLYRLSKSAR; from the coding sequence ATGAAGCGCGCGATGCGGCGATTCGGGATCCCGGCACTCGCCGCGCTCCTGGCGCTCTCCCACGCGGGCGCCGGCGCTGCTTCCTCCCATCTGGCACGCACCGAGCAGGCCCTGGTGCGCTACGTCGACGCCCACAACGAGGAATCGCTGGCGCTGCTGGAGCGCGCCGTCAACATCAACAGCGGGACCCACAATCTGGCGGGAGTCCGGGAAGTCGGAGAGCTGTTCCGCCCGGAGCTGGAGAAGCTGGGATTCCGGGTCACCTGGGCGGAAGGAGAGGCCTTCGGTCGGGCGGGGCATCTGATTGCGGTTCATCCCGGCAAGGGGCCGCGCATCGTCCTGATCGGCCATCTCGACACGGTCTTCGAGAAGGAGAGTCCCTTCCAGCGCTTCGAGCGGATTGATGCCGCGTCCGCGCGCGGTCCCGGAATCACCGACATGAAAGGGGGAGACGTCATCCTGATCGCGGCGCTGCAGGCACTGCAGTCGGCCGGCGTCCTCAAGTCGATGAACGTCGTCGTGGTGATGAGCGGCGACGAGGAAGACGCGGGGAGCCCGCGCCACCTGGCGCGGGAAGCGCTGATCGCGGCGGCCGAGGGGGCCGAATTCGCGCTGGGATTCGAGGACGGAGACGGTAAGCCGGAGCATGTGGTGACGGCACGGCGAGGATCAATCTCCTGGAGAATCCGGACCGAAGGCAAGGCGGCCCATTCTTCGCAGATCTTCACTCCGGACGTGGGAGCGGGCGCCATCTATGAGGCGGCGCGCATCCTCGACGCTTTCCGCGAATCCTTCGCCGGGGAAGCTCATCTGACGCTCAGCCCGGGGCTGATCCTGGGAGGAACGCACGTCACGCTCGATGCGGAGGCCACGACCGGCAGCGCTTCGGGCAAGGGGAATGTCGTGCCCGCCGAGGCGGAAGTCCCCGGCGACCTGCGGGCACTCACGCAGGCGCAGTTCCAGCGTGCGCAGGAGAAGATGAAGGAGATCGTCTCGGCGTCGCTGCCCCGCACCCGGGCGACGCTCGAGTTCGACGAAGGGTATCCCCCCCTGGCGCCGAGCGAGGGGAACAGCCGGCTCCTGGCGATGTACGACGAGGCGAGCCGGGACCTGGGGCTCGGCCCGGTCACGGCGGGCGATCCGGACCGGGCGGGGGCCGCCGACGTCGCCTACCTGGATGGAAAGATTCCGATGATCCTGGACGCGCTGGGGCTGAAGGGGCGCGGCGGTCACACGCCGGAGGAGACGGCGGATCTGACGACGCTTCCGACCCAGACGAAGCGGGCGGCCGTGTTGCTGTACCGGCTGTCGAAATCGGCGCGCTGA